The following are encoded in a window of Bos indicus isolate NIAB-ARS_2022 breed Sahiwal x Tharparkar chromosome 21, NIAB-ARS_B.indTharparkar_mat_pri_1.0, whole genome shotgun sequence genomic DNA:
- the CEP170B gene encoding centrosomal protein of 170 kDa protein B isoform X2: MSAKMSVTSWFLVSSSGTRHRLPRELIFVGRDECELMLQSRSVDKQHAVINYDQDRDEHWVKDLGSLNGTFVNDVRIPDQRYVTLKLNDVIRFGYDPNMYVLERVQHRVPEEALRHEKYTSQLQVSVKTPAPKRAEAVPEQAPYCEASTPRPERGDRRPGPEAATYRTPLYGQPSWWGEDDGGSLPEDRHQDEPCPERPKDLAQQDGDLTGTPAGFRAPSEPQIYSFRREPSYFEIPTKETPPPRPPEAPVHEAPTRDAEPGGGGAGPVQSHACFTIEFDDCSPGKLKIKDHVTKFLRQRRPPGKEATPVEVVSAETKVADWLVQNDPSLLPRAGPGDDRHSTKSDLPVHARTLKGHKHEDGTQSDSEDPLAKVAGAPGVPAEASGEQARLQRQIKRDPQELLHNQQAFVIEFFDEDTPRKKRSQSFTHTPPGDPRLDRRRGPGPADRDRPAAPAPARGTGSSSGPQRAGSLKREKTEERLGSPSPATRAAARPFGSVGRRSRLAQDFAAQCLRDSSPAARPGPEKVPPTLPAPLTPRGASPAASSPPPPPPADPQVTKARKQEEDDSLSDAGTYTIETDAQDQEVEEARKMIDQVFGVLESPELSRASSAAFRPVIRGDREELGDGMAHRMALLQEFASRPAGVTPQVELQGLPVPGSPGGQKWVSRWASLADSYSDPGLSEDGPGHRAAELEGIPPMRPRRLLPQLPSDRADSPAGPEVARRSGPGPPEVGSEQAGLLLGQEDLEPDSLSDASGSDGGPGPEPGGGPQEERRRSPQEGPAWTRGRRSPRGPGEPAPTSFFISDPSADAALPRKAPVAPGQVEGPGRAQPSAPAPAPAPAHDSKYVSTSGRMVIQLQTTGKPPELEGPAPAPTKEALAFVRQESFTKEPASGPAVPGQLPQIPSHPLLQDLATTRAARMDLHSQDTHLILKETETALAALEARLLSKSFEEPEGGVGSAPGPPEDSLSGDSDVDTASTVSLLSGKNGPSPTGSQPSGLQREKPPSPPAAQDLGGVSLSSARERLSEKQRRPLGPVDTGHGEPARRLAARRGHGPRGSPDWPAEDRDSSLAHPPSADTVTSDHETPGATGAARPGTRRKPMAPPPPTTAAREEQGRGSAGVQKSQQALTRSNSLSTPRATRASRLRRARLGDASDTEAADGERGPPANQEPAGRPAAEQAKKLSRLDILAMPRKRAGSFTGPSDSEAAPTRAGFSGRSVELYCPGRKPTTMAEARPTARKATNAAAVPRQPFSRARPGSARYSSPNTRRRQQGSDCTSTSEEEYGSHHGSPKHTRSHASTATQTPRAGGSGRARPRAPGLRDTDDEGEEPDPYGFIVQTAEIAEIARLSQTLVKDVATLAREIHDVAGDGDSPGSPGPARSPSLNNVPSTPASTISAREELVQRIPEASLNFQKVPPGSLGPRDLDQNMNDRCEDALANKTRPRNREEVIFDNLMLNPVSQLSQAIRENTEHLAEKMKILFQNSGRAWEDLEAGINAENEVPILKTSNKEISSILKELRRVQKQLEVINAIVDPSGNLDLLTGNRGPVGSAQVGRARPAAPGLCSPSSALPPRSFPQRTSCGTPGLPDPPFRPDFLPDAERFLI, from the exons ACGTTCGTGAATGACGTGCGCATCCCAGACCAGAGATACGTCACGCTGAAGCTCAATGACGTCATCCGGTTTGGCTACG ATCCCAACATGTACGTGCTGGAGCGTGTGCAGCACCGCGTCCCGGAGGAGGCGCTAAGG CACGAGAAGTACACCAGCCAGCTGCAGGTGAGCGTCAAGACCCCCGCGCCCAAGAGAGCTGAGGCTGTGCCAGAACAGGCACCCTACTGCGAGGCCTCGACCCCCAGGCCAGAGCGGGGGGACCGGAGACCAGGGCCAG AGGCGGCCACCTACCGCACCCCGCTGTATGGGCAGCCCTCCTGGTGGGGGGAAGACGATGGGGGCAGCCTACCTGAGGACCGGCACCAGGACGAGCCCTGCCCGG AGCGGCCCAAGGACCTGGCTCAGCAGGACGGTGATCTCACGGGGACGCCGGCCGGCTTCCGGGCCCCTTCGGAGCCTCAGATCTACTCCTTCCGGCGGGAGCCCAGCTACTTCGAGATCCCCACCAAGGAGACGCCGCCCCCGCGGCCCCCAGAGGCTCCAGTGCATGAGGCGCCCACCAGGGACGCGGAgcccggcgggggcggggcgggccccGTGCAGAGCCATGCCTGCTTCACCATCGAGTTTGACGACTGCAGCCCCGGCAAGCTGAAGATCAAGGACCACGTCACCAAGTTCCTGCGCCAGCGGCGGCCCCCAGGCAAGGAGGCCACGCCTGTGGAGGTGGTCTCGGCCGAGACCAAGGTGGCCGACTGGCTGGTGCAGAATGACCCGAGCCTGCTGCCCCGGGCCGGCCCCGGCGACGACCGGCACAGCACCAAGAGTGACCTGCCGGTGCACGCACGCACCCTGAAGG GTCACAAGCATGAGGACGGCACCCAGAGCGACTCAGAGGACCCCCTGGCCAAGGTGGCCGGGGCCCCCGGGGTCCCCGCGGAGGCCAGCGGGGAGCAGGCGCGGCTGCAGAGACAGATCAAGCGGGACCCCCAGGAGCTGCTGCACAACCAGCAGGCCTTCGTCATCGAGTTCTTCGACGAGGACACACCCCGAAAGAAGCGCTCCCAGTCCTTCACGCACACGCCCCCTGGGGACCCCCGGCTCGACCGGCGCCGCGGCCCTGGGCCGGCCGACAGGGACCGCCCGgctgcccccgccccagcccgAGGGACTGGCAGCAGTTCAGGGCCACAGCGGGCTGGCTCGCTCAAGCGGGAGAAGACGGAGGAGCGGCTGGGCAGCCCCTCGCCAGCCACCCGGGCCGCCGCCCGCCCCTTTGGCAGCGTGGGGCGGCGCTCCCGCCTGGCCCAGGACTTTGCAGCCCAGTGTCTGCGGGACAGCTCCCCGGCAGCCCGGCCGGGCCCCGAGAAAGTGCCCCCCACGCTGCCCGCGCCCCTGACGCCCCGTGGGGCCAGCCCCGCAGCCTCCTCCCCtccgccgcccccgcccgccgACCCCCAGGTGACGAAGGCCCGCAAGCAGGAGGAAGACGACAGCCTCAGCGACGCAGGGACCTACACCATCGAGACGGACGCACAGGACCAGGAGGTGGAGGAGGCCCGCAAGATGATTGACCAG GTCTTTGGGGTCCTAGAGTCCCCTGAACTCTCCAGAGCATCCTCGGCCGCCTTCCGCCCAGTCATCAGAGGGGACAGAGAGGAGCTTGGAGACGGGATGGCCCATCGAATGGCCCTGCTGCAGGAGTTTGCCTCCCGGCCCGCGGGCGTGACCCCCCAGGTGGAGCTGCAG GGCCTCCCGGTACCAGGCTCCCCCGGGGGTCAGAAGTGGGTGTCCCGCTGGGCCAGCCTGGCCGACAGCTACTCAGATCCAGGCCTGTCAG AGGACGGCCCTGGGCACAGAGCCGCGGAGCTGGAGGGGATCCCGCCAATGCGGCCACGGCGGCTGCTCCCGCAGCTGCCCAGTGACAGGGCGGACAGCCCCGCCGGCCccgaggtggccaggaggagtgGTCCTGGGCCCCCAGAGGTGGGCAGCGAACAGGCCGGCCTCCTCTTAGGCCAGGAGGACCTGGAGCCTGACAGCCTCAGTGATGCCAGCGGCTCAGACGGTGGGCCGGGCCCCGAGCCGGGCGGGGGCCCCCAGGAGGAAAGACGCAGGAGCCCCCAGGAAGGGCCGGCGTGGACGAGGGGCCGGCGCTCACCGAGGGGCCCTGGGGAGCCAGCCCCCACCTCTTTCTTCATCAGTGACCCAAGCGCAGACGCGGCCCTCCCTAGGAAGGCCCCTGTGGCTCCCGGGCAGGTGGAGGGCCCGGGGCGGGCCCAGCCcagcgcccccgcccccgcccccgcccccgcccatgACAGCAAGTACGTCAGCACCAGCGGGAGGATGGTCATCCAGCTGcagaccacagggaagcccccagagctTGAGGGCCCTGCCCCAGCACCCACCAAGGAGGCCTTGGCGTTTGTCCGGCAGGAAAGCTTCACCAAGGAGCCGGCCAGCGGCCCCGCGGTGCCCGGCCAGCTGCCCCAGATCCCCAGCCACCCCCTCCTGCAGGACCTGGCCACCACTCGGGCCGCACGCATGGACCTTCACTCTCAGGACACCCACCTGATCTTAAAGGAGACTGAGACGGCGCTGGCCGCCTTGGAGGCCCGACTGCTCTCCAAATCCTTTGAGGAGCCGGAGGGGGGGGTGGGCAGCGCCCCTGGGCCGCCAGAGGACTCCCTGTCTGGGGATTCTGACGTGGACACAGCCAGCACCGTCAGCCTGCTCAGTGGCAAGAATGGGCCCAGCCCAACCGGCTCCCAGCCCTCGGGGCTGCAGAGGGAGAAGCCGCCATCCCCGCCAGCGGCACAGGACCTGGGGGGCGTCAGCCTGAGCAGCGCCCGCGAGCGGCTCTCGGAGAAGCAGCGTCGCCCTCTGGGCCCAGTGGACACGGGCCATGGAGAGCCGGCAAGACGCCTGGCCGCACGGCGTGGCCACGGCCCCCGGGGGTCCCCGGACTGGCCCGCCGAGGACCGCGACTCCAGCCTTGCGCACCCGCCCAGTGCTGACACGGTCACTTCTGACCACGAGACCCCTGGGGCCACGGGGGCAGCTCGGCCAGGGACGCGCCGGAAACCCATGGCCCCACCGCCCCCGACCACCGCTGCCCGGGAGGAGCAAGGCCGAGGCTCAGCTGGCGTCCAGAAGTCGCAGCAGGCACTGACCCGCTCCAACAGCCTGTCCACCCCGCGGGCCACACGGGCCTCCCGGCTGAGGCGGGCCCGGCTGGGGGACGCCTCGGACACAGAAGCAGCAGACGGTGAACGGGGGCCCCCGGCCAACCAGGAGCCCGCGGGGCGGCCGGCGGCCGAGCAGGCCAAGAAGCTGTCCCGCCTGGACATCCTGGCCATGCCCCGGAAGCGGGCTGGCTCCTTCACGGGGCCCAGTGACTCAGAGGCGGCCCCCACCCGCGCCGGCTTCTCCGGCCGCAGCGTCGAGCTGTATTGCCCTGGACGCAAGCCCACCACGATGGCCGAGGCTCGGCCCACTGCCAGGAAGGCTACCAACGCCGCTGCGGTCCCCCGCCAGCCCTTCAGCAGGGCCCGCCCAGGAAGCGCCCGCTACTCATCACCCA ACACGCGTCGCCGGCAACAGGGCTCCGATTGCACATCTACTTCTGAGGAGGAGTATGGCTCCCACCACGGCTCCCCTAAACACACACGCTCCCATGCCTCAACAGCCACGCAGACCCCACGGGCTGGCGGCTCCGGCCGGGCGCGACCGAGGGCCCCTGGCCTCCGGGACACGGATGACGAGGGTGAAGAGCCCGATCCCTACGGTTTCATTGTGCAGACGGCCGAGATTGCGGAGATTGCCAG GCTGAGCCAGACGCTGGTGAAGGATGTGGCCACCCTGGCCCGTGAGATCCACGATGTGGCTGGCGACGGTGACTCCCCAGGCTCCCCGGGGCCCGCCCGCAGCCCCTCCCTCAACAACGTGCCCAGCACTCCTGCCTCCACCATCTCTGCCCGCGAGGAG CTGGTGCAGCGCATCCCCGAGGCCAGCCTCAACTTCCAGAAGGTGCCGCCCGGCTCCCTGGGCCCTCGGGACCTGGACCAGAACATGAACGACCGCTGTGAGGACGCCCTGGCCAATAAGACTCGGCCCCGGAACCGCGAGGAG GTGATCTTCGATAACCTCATGCTGAACCCGGTGTCCCAGCTGTCCCAGGCCATCCGCGAGAACACGGAGCACCTCGCTGAGAAGATGAA GATCCTCTTCCAGAATTCAGGGCGAGCGTGGGAGGACTTGGAGGCCGGGATCAATGCCGAGAACGAGGTGCCCATCCTGAAGACGTCCAATAAG GAGATCAGTTCCATCCTCAAGGAGCTGAGGCGTGTGCAGAAGCAGCTGGAAG ttATCAATGCCATCGTGGACCCCAGCGGGAACCTGGACCTGCTAACCGGAAACCGCGGCCCTGTGGGCTCGGCCCAGGTCGGGAGAGCCCGGCCAGCCGCCCCAGGCCTGTGCTCACCCTCCTCAGCCCTGCCGCCCCGGAGCTTCCCGCAGCGAACGAGCTGCGGGACCCCCGGCCTCCCCGACCCCCCCTTCCGCCCTGACTTCCTCCCGGACGCTGAGAGGTTCCTGATCTAG
- the CEP170B gene encoding centrosomal protein of 170 kDa protein B isoform X4 — protein sequence MSAKMSVTSWFLVSSSGTRHRLPRELIFVGRDECELMLQSRSVDKQHAVINYDQDRDEHWVKDLGSLNGTFVNDVRIPDQRYVTLKLNDVIRFGYDPNMYVLERVQHRVPEEALRHEKYTSQLQVSVKTPAPKRAEAVPEQAPYCEASTPRPERGDRRPGPEAATYRTPLYGQPSWWGEDDGGSLPEDRHQDEPCPERPKDLAQQDGDLTGTPAGFRAPSEPQIYSFRREPSYFEIPTKETPPPRPPEAPVHEAPTRDAEPGGGGAGPVQSHACFTIEFDDCSPGKLKIKDHVTKFLRQRRPPGKEATPVEVVSAETKVADWLVQNDPSLLPRAGPGDDRHSTKSDLPVHARTLKGHKHEDGTQSDSEDPLAKVAGAPGVPAEASGEQARLQRQIKRDPQELLHNQQAFVIEFFDEDTPRKKRSQSFTHTPPGDPRLDRRRGPGPADRDRPAAPAPARGTGSSSGPQRAGSLKREKTEERLGSPSPATRAAARPFGSVGRRSRLAQDFAAQCLRDSSPAARPGPEKVPPTLPAPLTPRGASPAASSPPPPPPADPQVTKARKQEEDDSLSDAGTYTIETDAQDQEVEEARKMIDQVFGVLESPELSRASSAAFRPVIRGDREELGDGMAHRMALLQEFASRPAGVTPQVELQGLPVPGSPGGQKWVSRWASLADSYSDPGLSEDGPGHRAAELEGIPPMRPRRLLPQLPSDRADSPAGPEVARRSGPGPPEVGSEQAGLLLGQEDLEPDSLSDASGSDGGPGPEPGGGPQEERRRSPQEGPAWTRGRRSPRGPGEPAPTSFFISDPSADAALPRKAPVAPGQVEGPGRAQPSAPAPAPAPAHDSKYVSTSGRMVIQLQTTGKPPELEGPAPAPTKEALAFVRQESFTKEPASGPAVPGQLPQIPSHPLLQDLATTRAARMDLHSQDTHLILKETETALAALEARLLSKSFEEPEGGVGSAPGPPEDSLSGDSDVDTASTVSLLSGKNGPSPTGSQPSGLQREKPPSPPAAQDLGGVSLSSARERLSEKQRRPLGPVDTGHGEPARRLAARRGHGPRGSPDWPAEDRDSSLAHPPSADTVTSDHETPGATGAARPGTRRKPMAPPPPTTAAREEQGRGSAGVQKSQQALTRSNSLSTPRATRASRLRRARLGDASDTEAADGERGPPANQEPAGRPAAEQAKKLSRLDILAMPRKRAGSFTGPSDSEAAPTRAGFSGRSVELYCPGRKPTTMAEARPTARKATNAAAVPRQPFSRARPGSARYSSPTTQTPRAGGSGRARPRAPGLRDTDDEGEEPDPYGFIVQTAEIAEIARLSQTLVKDVATLAREIHDVAGDGDSPGSPGPARSPSLNNVPSTPASTISAREELVQRIPEASLNFQKVPPGSLGPRDLDQNMNDRCEDALANKTRPRNREEVIFDNLMLNPVSQLSQAIRENTEHLAEKMKILFQNSGRAWEDLEAGINAENEVPILKTSNKEISSILKELRRVQKQLEVINAIVDPSGNLDLLTGNRGPVGSAQVGRARPAAPGLCSPSSALPPRSFPQRTSCGTPGLPDPPFRPDFLPDAERFLI from the exons ACGTTCGTGAATGACGTGCGCATCCCAGACCAGAGATACGTCACGCTGAAGCTCAATGACGTCATCCGGTTTGGCTACG ATCCCAACATGTACGTGCTGGAGCGTGTGCAGCACCGCGTCCCGGAGGAGGCGCTAAGG CACGAGAAGTACACCAGCCAGCTGCAGGTGAGCGTCAAGACCCCCGCGCCCAAGAGAGCTGAGGCTGTGCCAGAACAGGCACCCTACTGCGAGGCCTCGACCCCCAGGCCAGAGCGGGGGGACCGGAGACCAGGGCCAG AGGCGGCCACCTACCGCACCCCGCTGTATGGGCAGCCCTCCTGGTGGGGGGAAGACGATGGGGGCAGCCTACCTGAGGACCGGCACCAGGACGAGCCCTGCCCGG AGCGGCCCAAGGACCTGGCTCAGCAGGACGGTGATCTCACGGGGACGCCGGCCGGCTTCCGGGCCCCTTCGGAGCCTCAGATCTACTCCTTCCGGCGGGAGCCCAGCTACTTCGAGATCCCCACCAAGGAGACGCCGCCCCCGCGGCCCCCAGAGGCTCCAGTGCATGAGGCGCCCACCAGGGACGCGGAgcccggcgggggcggggcgggccccGTGCAGAGCCATGCCTGCTTCACCATCGAGTTTGACGACTGCAGCCCCGGCAAGCTGAAGATCAAGGACCACGTCACCAAGTTCCTGCGCCAGCGGCGGCCCCCAGGCAAGGAGGCCACGCCTGTGGAGGTGGTCTCGGCCGAGACCAAGGTGGCCGACTGGCTGGTGCAGAATGACCCGAGCCTGCTGCCCCGGGCCGGCCCCGGCGACGACCGGCACAGCACCAAGAGTGACCTGCCGGTGCACGCACGCACCCTGAAGG GTCACAAGCATGAGGACGGCACCCAGAGCGACTCAGAGGACCCCCTGGCCAAGGTGGCCGGGGCCCCCGGGGTCCCCGCGGAGGCCAGCGGGGAGCAGGCGCGGCTGCAGAGACAGATCAAGCGGGACCCCCAGGAGCTGCTGCACAACCAGCAGGCCTTCGTCATCGAGTTCTTCGACGAGGACACACCCCGAAAGAAGCGCTCCCAGTCCTTCACGCACACGCCCCCTGGGGACCCCCGGCTCGACCGGCGCCGCGGCCCTGGGCCGGCCGACAGGGACCGCCCGgctgcccccgccccagcccgAGGGACTGGCAGCAGTTCAGGGCCACAGCGGGCTGGCTCGCTCAAGCGGGAGAAGACGGAGGAGCGGCTGGGCAGCCCCTCGCCAGCCACCCGGGCCGCCGCCCGCCCCTTTGGCAGCGTGGGGCGGCGCTCCCGCCTGGCCCAGGACTTTGCAGCCCAGTGTCTGCGGGACAGCTCCCCGGCAGCCCGGCCGGGCCCCGAGAAAGTGCCCCCCACGCTGCCCGCGCCCCTGACGCCCCGTGGGGCCAGCCCCGCAGCCTCCTCCCCtccgccgcccccgcccgccgACCCCCAGGTGACGAAGGCCCGCAAGCAGGAGGAAGACGACAGCCTCAGCGACGCAGGGACCTACACCATCGAGACGGACGCACAGGACCAGGAGGTGGAGGAGGCCCGCAAGATGATTGACCAG GTCTTTGGGGTCCTAGAGTCCCCTGAACTCTCCAGAGCATCCTCGGCCGCCTTCCGCCCAGTCATCAGAGGGGACAGAGAGGAGCTTGGAGACGGGATGGCCCATCGAATGGCCCTGCTGCAGGAGTTTGCCTCCCGGCCCGCGGGCGTGACCCCCCAGGTGGAGCTGCAG GGCCTCCCGGTACCAGGCTCCCCCGGGGGTCAGAAGTGGGTGTCCCGCTGGGCCAGCCTGGCCGACAGCTACTCAGATCCAGGCCTGTCAG AGGACGGCCCTGGGCACAGAGCCGCGGAGCTGGAGGGGATCCCGCCAATGCGGCCACGGCGGCTGCTCCCGCAGCTGCCCAGTGACAGGGCGGACAGCCCCGCCGGCCccgaggtggccaggaggagtgGTCCTGGGCCCCCAGAGGTGGGCAGCGAACAGGCCGGCCTCCTCTTAGGCCAGGAGGACCTGGAGCCTGACAGCCTCAGTGATGCCAGCGGCTCAGACGGTGGGCCGGGCCCCGAGCCGGGCGGGGGCCCCCAGGAGGAAAGACGCAGGAGCCCCCAGGAAGGGCCGGCGTGGACGAGGGGCCGGCGCTCACCGAGGGGCCCTGGGGAGCCAGCCCCCACCTCTTTCTTCATCAGTGACCCAAGCGCAGACGCGGCCCTCCCTAGGAAGGCCCCTGTGGCTCCCGGGCAGGTGGAGGGCCCGGGGCGGGCCCAGCCcagcgcccccgcccccgcccccgcccccgcccatgACAGCAAGTACGTCAGCACCAGCGGGAGGATGGTCATCCAGCTGcagaccacagggaagcccccagagctTGAGGGCCCTGCCCCAGCACCCACCAAGGAGGCCTTGGCGTTTGTCCGGCAGGAAAGCTTCACCAAGGAGCCGGCCAGCGGCCCCGCGGTGCCCGGCCAGCTGCCCCAGATCCCCAGCCACCCCCTCCTGCAGGACCTGGCCACCACTCGGGCCGCACGCATGGACCTTCACTCTCAGGACACCCACCTGATCTTAAAGGAGACTGAGACGGCGCTGGCCGCCTTGGAGGCCCGACTGCTCTCCAAATCCTTTGAGGAGCCGGAGGGGGGGGTGGGCAGCGCCCCTGGGCCGCCAGAGGACTCCCTGTCTGGGGATTCTGACGTGGACACAGCCAGCACCGTCAGCCTGCTCAGTGGCAAGAATGGGCCCAGCCCAACCGGCTCCCAGCCCTCGGGGCTGCAGAGGGAGAAGCCGCCATCCCCGCCAGCGGCACAGGACCTGGGGGGCGTCAGCCTGAGCAGCGCCCGCGAGCGGCTCTCGGAGAAGCAGCGTCGCCCTCTGGGCCCAGTGGACACGGGCCATGGAGAGCCGGCAAGACGCCTGGCCGCACGGCGTGGCCACGGCCCCCGGGGGTCCCCGGACTGGCCCGCCGAGGACCGCGACTCCAGCCTTGCGCACCCGCCCAGTGCTGACACGGTCACTTCTGACCACGAGACCCCTGGGGCCACGGGGGCAGCTCGGCCAGGGACGCGCCGGAAACCCATGGCCCCACCGCCCCCGACCACCGCTGCCCGGGAGGAGCAAGGCCGAGGCTCAGCTGGCGTCCAGAAGTCGCAGCAGGCACTGACCCGCTCCAACAGCCTGTCCACCCCGCGGGCCACACGGGCCTCCCGGCTGAGGCGGGCCCGGCTGGGGGACGCCTCGGACACAGAAGCAGCAGACGGTGAACGGGGGCCCCCGGCCAACCAGGAGCCCGCGGGGCGGCCGGCGGCCGAGCAGGCCAAGAAGCTGTCCCGCCTGGACATCCTGGCCATGCCCCGGAAGCGGGCTGGCTCCTTCACGGGGCCCAGTGACTCAGAGGCGGCCCCCACCCGCGCCGGCTTCTCCGGCCGCAGCGTCGAGCTGTATTGCCCTGGACGCAAGCCCACCACGATGGCCGAGGCTCGGCCCACTGCCAGGAAGGCTACCAACGCCGCTGCGGTCCCCCGCCAGCCCTTCAGCAGGGCCCGCCCAGGAAGCGCCCGCTACTCATCACCCA CCACGCAGACCCCACGGGCTGGCGGCTCCGGCCGGGCGCGACCGAGGGCCCCTGGCCTCCGGGACACGGATGACGAGGGTGAAGAGCCCGATCCCTACGGTTTCATTGTGCAGACGGCCGAGATTGCGGAGATTGCCAG GCTGAGCCAGACGCTGGTGAAGGATGTGGCCACCCTGGCCCGTGAGATCCACGATGTGGCTGGCGACGGTGACTCCCCAGGCTCCCCGGGGCCCGCCCGCAGCCCCTCCCTCAACAACGTGCCCAGCACTCCTGCCTCCACCATCTCTGCCCGCGAGGAG CTGGTGCAGCGCATCCCCGAGGCCAGCCTCAACTTCCAGAAGGTGCCGCCCGGCTCCCTGGGCCCTCGGGACCTGGACCAGAACATGAACGACCGCTGTGAGGACGCCCTGGCCAATAAGACTCGGCCCCGGAACCGCGAGGAG GTGATCTTCGATAACCTCATGCTGAACCCGGTGTCCCAGCTGTCCCAGGCCATCCGCGAGAACACGGAGCACCTCGCTGAGAAGATGAA GATCCTCTTCCAGAATTCAGGGCGAGCGTGGGAGGACTTGGAGGCCGGGATCAATGCCGAGAACGAGGTGCCCATCCTGAAGACGTCCAATAAG GAGATCAGTTCCATCCTCAAGGAGCTGAGGCGTGTGCAGAAGCAGCTGGAAG ttATCAATGCCATCGTGGACCCCAGCGGGAACCTGGACCTGCTAACCGGAAACCGCGGCCCTGTGGGCTCGGCCCAGGTCGGGAGAGCCCGGCCAGCCGCCCCAGGCCTGTGCTCACCCTCCTCAGCCCTGCCGCCCCGGAGCTTCCCGCAGCGAACGAGCTGCGGGACCCCCGGCCTCCCCGACCCCCCCTTCCGCCCTGACTTCCTCCCGGACGCTGAGAGGTTCCTGATCTAG